CCGGGGCTTTTTCTTTTGTTAGAAGTTCGTTGCCGGGGAGCCTGCCGGGCTTTCTTCCTTGTGGCTCCAGTGGCCTTGTGCTAATATTTGGCCCTTTGAAGTACGGCGTTTTTGCCGGGAACCGCCCATTTTTCCTCTGGACTCTAACCCCATGTCACTCCCGTCCTATACGGAGTTTTTCCTATGATCAACAACTTGTTGAAAAAAGTGATCGGCAGTAAGAACGAACGCGAACTCAAACGCCTGCAACCCAGGGTTGAGCAGATCAATGGCCTCGAAAACACCATGAAGGATCTGACCGATCAGGAGCTGGCGGGCAAAACAGTGGAATTTCGCCAGCGTCTCGCCCAGGGATCCGGCCTCGACGATCTGCTCCCCGAGGCCTTTGCCGTCGTCCGCGAGGCGGGCCGCCGGGTGCTCGGGATGCGCCATTTCGATGTGCAGCTGATCGGCGGTATGGTGCTCCATGGAGGCAAGATCGCGGAAATGAAGACCGGTGAAGGGAAGACACTCGTGGCCACCCTGGCTTCCTACCTGAATGCCCTGCCTGGAAAAGGCGTGCATGTGATAACGGTCAACGATTACCTGGCCCGCCGCGACTCCGAGTGGATGGGACAGGTTCACCGTTTTCTGGGTCTTTCCGTGGGCTGCATCGTGCATGGTCTCACTGACAGGCAGCGCAAGGCGGCCTATGGCTGCGACATCACCTATGGCACCAACAACGAGTTCGGGTTCGACTATCTTCGGGACAACATGAAGTTTTCCCTGGAAGATTATGTGCAGCGGCCCCTGCACTACGCCATTGTCGACGAGGTCGACTCCATTCTTATCGACGAAGCCCGTACCCCCCTGATCATTTCAGGACCGAGTGAAAAGTCGAGTGAACTGTACTACACCGTCAACCGGATCATCCCCATGCTGCAAAAGGGTGAGGTGATCGAAAACCGGGATGGCAAAATCGGGCAGACGCTCCGGGAGTATACGGGGGACTTCACCGTCGATGAAAAGGCCAAGAGCGCCATGCTGACCGAGCAGGGCGTGGCCAAGGTCGAGCGCCTGCTCGGGGTCGAAAATCTGTATGAGCCGAACAACATCGAGCTGCTGCATCATGTCAATCAGGCTCTGAAGGCCCATGCCCTGTTCCGTCGCGACGTCGATTACGTGGTCAAGGACGGCGAAGTAATGATCGTGGACGAATTCACCGGGCGGATGATGCCGGGCCGACGCTGGAGCGACGGACTCCACCAGGCCGTGGAAGCCAAGGAAGGGGTCAAGATCGAGAGTGAAAACCAGACCCTGGCCACCATCACCTTCCAGAATTATTTCCGCATGTATGAAAAACTTGCGGGCATGACCGGAACGGCCGATACCGAGGCGGCGGAATTTCATCAGATCTACAAGCTCGATGTGGTGGTCATCCCGACCAATCGGCCGATGATCCGGATGGATCAATCGGATGTGATCTACAAGACCGAGAAGGAAAAGTTCCGGGCGGTGGTTGAAGACATCGTCGATCGGCATGCCAAGGGCCAGCCCGTGCTGGTGGGCACGATCTCCATCGAGAATTCCGAAGTCCTCTCCGAATTGCTTCGCAAGAGAGGGGTTCCGCACAATGTTCTTAACGCCAAGCATCATGAAAGAGAGGCGGAAATCGTCGCCCAGGCCGGCCGCAAGGGAGCCGTGACCATCGCTACCAACATGGCCGGCCGCGGCACCGACATCATCCTGGGCGGCAATCCTGAAATGCTGGCCCGCAGGGAAGCCGCCACGGCCGAGGAACCGGAGCAGGTATTCCAGGAGCTTTTGCCCCGGTATCAGCAGATCTGCAGTGGTGAAAAGTCCGATGTCCTTGCCGCCGGGGGGCTCTACATACTGGGAACCGAGCGGCATGAATCCCGCCGGATCGACAACCAGCTGCGGGGCCGCTCCGGCCGTCAGGGGGATCCCGGGGAAAGCCACTTCTATCTCAGTCTGGAAGACGACCTGCTGCGCATTTTCGGCTCCCACCGGGTGGCTTTCGTCATGGATAAGTTGAAAATCCCGGAAGGTGAGCCGATTGAACATGGCCTGATTTCCAAGGCGATCGAGAATGCTCAGAAAAAGGTCGAGGGGCACAACTTCGAGATCCGCAAGCATCTTCTCGAGTATGACGATGTCATGAATACCCAGCGCAAGGTTATCTACAATCAGCGGCGGGAGGTGCTGGCCGGGGAAAACCTGCGGGAAATTTTCGAGGGGATCATCGAGGAGATCATTGGAGATACGGTGGCCACTTTCTGCCCTGAAAAAACCCCTCCCGCCGAATGGAAATGGGACAGCCTGAGCGAGGAATATTTCGGCCTGTTCAATATGCCTTTTATCGCTCCCCAGGGGCAGGGCGCCTCGCTG
This portion of the Syntrophotaleaceae bacterium genome encodes:
- the secA gene encoding preprotein translocase subunit SecA yields the protein MINNLLKKVIGSKNERELKRLQPRVEQINGLENTMKDLTDQELAGKTVEFRQRLAQGSGLDDLLPEAFAVVREAGRRVLGMRHFDVQLIGGMVLHGGKIAEMKTGEGKTLVATLASYLNALPGKGVHVITVNDYLARRDSEWMGQVHRFLGLSVGCIVHGLTDRQRKAAYGCDITYGTNNEFGFDYLRDNMKFSLEDYVQRPLHYAIVDEVDSILIDEARTPLIISGPSEKSSELYYTVNRIIPMLQKGEVIENRDGKIGQTLREYTGDFTVDEKAKSAMLTEQGVAKVERLLGVENLYEPNNIELLHHVNQALKAHALFRRDVDYVVKDGEVMIVDEFTGRMMPGRRWSDGLHQAVEAKEGVKIESENQTLATITFQNYFRMYEKLAGMTGTADTEAAEFHQIYKLDVVVIPTNRPMIRMDQSDVIYKTEKEKFRAVVEDIVDRHAKGQPVLVGTISIENSEVLSELLRKRGVPHNVLNAKHHEREAEIVAQAGRKGAVTIATNMAGRGTDIILGGNPEMLARREAATAEEPEQVFQELLPRYQQICSGEKSDVLAAGGLYILGTERHESRRIDNQLRGRSGRQGDPGESHFYLSLEDDLLRIFGSHRVAFVMDKLKIPEGEPIEHGLISKAIENAQKKVEGHNFEIRKHLLEYDDVMNTQRKVIYNQRREVLAGENLREIFEGIIEEIIGDTVATFCPEKTPPAEWKWDSLSEEYFGLFNMPFIAPQGQGASLTPDALSEKLLSQVRTRLSEREEEFSTPVFEHLMKVLLLQTIDSQWKDHLLSIDHLKEGIGLRGYAQRNPKEEYKREAYGLFMEMMGRIRQEAIEKIFRIQLAREDDVERMEQEERRQRLAFNQVGGGAANQARQPVTRPDRKVGRNDPCPCGSGLKYKKCCGA